In the genome of Rhodamnia argentea isolate NSW1041297 chromosome 3, ASM2092103v1, whole genome shotgun sequence, one region contains:
- the LOC115728648 gene encoding beta-amyrin 6-beta-monooxygenase-like has protein sequence MEIAKSKGLDELLNWDDIQNMKYPWNVSCESMRLLPPAQGSYREATMDFTFASYTIPKGWKTFWTVYSTHKNPKYFPDLEKFDPSRFEGNGLAPFTYVPFGGGPRMCPGKEYARLEILVFMHNQVTKFKLEKVIPDKKFIYAPSPVPVEGLLIRLLPHN, from the exons ATGGAGATTGCCAAATCTAAGGGTCTAGATGAATTACTTAACTGGGATGACATTCAGAATATGAAGTATCCTTGGAACGTGTCGTGTGAGTCGATGAGGTTGTTACCACCTGCACAAGGATCATATAGAGAGGCAACGATGGATTTCACTTTTGCTAGTTATACAATTCCAAAGGGATGGAAG ACATTTTGGACGGTGTACTCAACGCACAAGAACCCCAAGTACTTTCCCGATCTTGAGAAATTTGATCCGTCAAGATTCGAAGGAAACGGACTTGCACCTTTCACCTACGTTCCCTTTGGAGGAGGACCTCGCATGTGCCCGGGAAAAGAGTATGCAAGGCTCGAGATACTCGTTTTCATGCACAATCAGGTGACCAAATTTAAGCTCGAGAAGGTCATACCAGACAAGAAGTTTATCTATGCTCCATCGCCGGTTCCGGTCGAAGGTCTTCTTATTCGCCTCCTACCCCACAACTAG